In Rutidosis leptorrhynchoides isolate AG116_Rl617_1_P2 chromosome 2, CSIRO_AGI_Rlap_v1, whole genome shotgun sequence, one genomic interval encodes:
- the LOC139891769 gene encoding uncharacterized protein yields the protein MEKRFTLIQTVATAGLFSAVSFWYGFMIGRETSRKELGELIADLRRSNPESSSSNSPHS from the exons ATGGAGAAAAGGTTTACTCTCATCCAAACTGTTGCTACCGCCGGTCTCTTCTCTGCCGTTTCCTTCTG GTATGGATTCATGATCGGCAGGGAAACATCTCGTAAGGAATTAGGAGAATTAATTGCAGATCTTCGCCGTTCAAATCCTGAGTCTTCATCTTCTAATTCTCCACATTCTTAA